The Quercus lobata isolate SW786 chromosome 4, ValleyOak3.0 Primary Assembly, whole genome shotgun sequence genome segment ccacaatctttacatagtgactcttcaaatttctcaactctcaccctttccattgttacatccttgagaggtacattagccaaaaccttttctcaccatacccatatctgtgagaaggccatttggtgcttgggaagcagttaggaaggaaccaattcatattggttgatgctatatTGCTATAgattatagcggaatctggtaagctaaagaagaaataggttcagtgtaacctcattggagtaggagtttggagggcttaggtacactgggtagattaggcttggagggtcttctattGTTCACAtatttcaacttcattctttagtagattatttaccgcttggagggcggcggagaggttttataccGAAGGTTttggtttcttcttcgataacacatcattgtgttgtccttgtgtttgcatctctcttcccttaatctttgccatttaatttctactgtggatgtgattttatttggtttagattgtttatcaattatgttataagcttatgttcattttccgcacatatattgtttgatattaagcttgaattggtaatttgtaaattgagggtctaaaagttcaaggtgttttatacactatttgaacattcagaTTTTATCAAGAGAGCCATAATCCTTATCctaaacatacatcatgcacttaAAGGAATAACACACATAACATGTTAGAAACATATCACACCAcaatataaaaggaaacaaataaagCACAAGTCAATGATATTATactaaaaaggaagaagatatcAATTAAAACATACACATAAAGAAAGGTTATAAAATAAGCTAAACGTggcaaaagattcaaaaaaaaacatggaaagCAATTAAACCTAAATAATTAACCTAAAATGGAGTCAAACAGAATCAAATAACATAGGGAAAATGatcaaagataataaaaacaagattttacCTAAATATGGATTCGAGGTGCGGGTGCATACTCAAGTATGCATACGCATATATGAAATATGTGTACGTGTATTCAAGTATGCGTACACAGCCTTCAATATAGATTCgaaaaaaactacatttttaGAGATTTAACAATCTCACCTTCAAATTCCATGGTAAGTGTGACACTATGAACATCTATCGTAGTCTTGGATGTCTTTAAGAATGGTCTTCCTAACAAAATAGGAGTGGTTTGATCACCATTCTCCATATCAAGCACATAGAAATCAGCAAGGAAAACCAAATCATTAACTTGCACAAGAACATCCTCAACTACCCCTTTAGGATAGGCAATAGATCTATCAGCTAATTGAATCACAAAGCCAGTTTTATTCAAAGGTCTAAGTttcaaagaaacatatacaGAATATGGCATGACATTGATGGAAGCTCCTAAATCTAGCATGGCCTTCTCAAGTTGAGTATTACCTATTGTACAAGGGATAGTAAACATACCTATATCTTTGCGCTTTGCAGGGAGTTTTCTTTGAATAACTGCAGAAACATTTTCCCCTACTCTCACTTTCTCACAtcctttaagtttttgtttccttttaatTGTACACAGTTCTTTCAAGAATTTAGCATAATGAAATACTTGTTTAATGGCATCTAAAAGAGGAATATTTACCTTGCATCTACGAAAAGTCTTATATAATCTTTATTTTGCTCATATTTTCTAGATTCTACTAAACCCTGAGGAAATGGAGGTACTGGTTTATAATCAGAAAGAGGTGGAAACTTATGCTTACGTACCTCATCGTCATTGGGAACATTCTTGTCTGCAATGACATTTTGCTCCCTTTCTTGCTTCAACGATGCAGGGGCTGCCTTTACTGGAATCTCAACCTCTTTACCACTTCTCAAAGCGATTGCACTTGCATTTTATCTTGGATTTACTACCGTTTGAGAGGGTAATTTCCCCTAACTTTGTGCCTCTAGCAGACTAATTACAATTGCCATTTGGCCCATCTAATTATCTAAACTTTGAATATTGGCCCTTACCTCTTGTTGAAATTGTTTCATCTCTTGTTAAAATTGCAAAGTATAAGTGGCAAGAGACTTAACAATATCTTCTAAAGACATACCAGAATTAGAAGTTTGGCCCGGTTGTTGTCTAGGGGGGTATGGCTACTTATATTGCTGGCAACCTGGGCAGTTTTTAGTCATAGGCTAATTTACTTGTGCATTCCCATAGCTAAGATTGGGATGATCCCTCCATCCCGAGTTATATGTGCTTGAATAGGGATTATACTTCCTTTGCGATTGTCCTGGAAAACCACCTACCACATTCACTTGCTTAATGGGCTTCTCTTGAAGAGTTGGGCACATATCATTTGGATGTCCTACTACCGAACAAACCCTACAAGCCTTTGCCATTTGCATATTACCTACAGCCATTTGACAAACAAGAGAAGTTAGATTCCCTATTTGTTATTCAAGGGAGGAAATATTTACCTCATTAACATGCTTAGATGGAGGGTTAAGCTTGGTGCCAAATTGTTGAGAATTGGCTGCCATATTTGCAATCAAATTTCTCGTGGCCTCGGGAGTTTTATCCACCAAAGCTCCTCCACTAGTTGCATCAATCATGCTCCTATCAGTGGGTAGAAGGCCCTCATAGAAATACTAGATAAGTAGCTGCTCACTAATTTGATGATAGGGGTAGCTTGCACATTATTTCTTGAAACGTTCCCAATGTTCATGTAAGGACTCTCCATTGTGTTGCCTTACACCACAAATTTCTTTTCGAATGTTGGTCACCCTTGAAGCTGGGaatatttctccaaaaacaaCTTCTTCATCTAATTCCATGTTTTAATACTCCTAGAGGGTATATAATAGAGCCAATCCTTAGCTGAATCCTTCAAAGAAAACAGAAAGgctcttaatttaatttgatcttCAGTCACCCCTGTGGGCTTCATACTCGTGCATACCACATGCAACTACTTTAGATGCTTATAAGGATCTTCACCTGCAAGGCCATGAAAAGTGGGCAAGAAATATATTAGTCcagattttaattcaaaagtaGTAGTAGCATTTAAAGTAGGGAATGTTATGCATAAGGGTTGTTGATTCAAATCAGGGGCAGCAAGCTCtttcaaagtttgatttttAGCCATGACTTTGTCCCCTTCTAAATCAAAATCGCTAGCAAACAGGGAATCAAGAGCTAGATTGTGCTCTTCAAAATTTTTCCTAGCTTCCCTCCTTAACTTGCACAAAGTTCTCTCTATTTCTGGATCATACTACAAATCACCTTGATTAGAAGATCGAGTTACAGTCATAAACAATCAAGGAAACTCTAATAAACCATGAGAAACAGACTAGGAAAAATCTAgagtaatgaaaataaataaataaaatctatgctaaaacaaaaaaattgcctaaaaaccctagaaaaaaaatggaatctaGCCTCGACAGGGTGGGGCTAGTAATCCAAAGGATTAACTAGTCTTGCTCAGAATGTCGTTTAACTTCAAAAAACTATACTATCAAGGCCTAGTTCTATTGCAATTAGAATTCTACCAAAACCATAACTATCAAaaactaatgatttttttttttttggttgaaaatttcaAGCATGAAATAAAGTTCACAAGAAGCACAAAAAATCAACTAGAATCACTCCTCGACAACAGTGCCAAAATTTGGTGTGCTGTTGCtagcaaccaaaaataaaacctatactcctaaaaatatatgtagtagtgcgAGTAAGGATCATTCCCATAGAGAGTATCTAGCATAGTTTTATGCTACGTGAACAAGGAAGGGGGGGttgagtataatgaaaacaatttttagaaagaaaaaaaacaactaaggaacaattcaaattcaagtatcaaaatcaatcaaaaaaataaaccttgGTCTAATAATTTAGTCGAGCATTCTttctaagatctaataatttcagACATAgtaaatcattaaatcttggttgcttcacaagttagagagatcaaacaattacggatttgatatctaacctagtagtagattgcaacgaataataaactagtaggcctcctagtaattaaacaagacaatcatgaaaataggcacaaaagaacatccgatattcaaagcataaattgaacaataaaaacaaattagatctcatagttttattgattccgacgcttcagtttccttcaaccaagtataaaagttttagCCACGCaaggccatgatgaaaactcaaaggagaagttagagaagaggggagagagaggcgtgtgtgtccaattctgatttctcctcccccttttacacgttaattcccccattcccaagcctacaaaatctcataaaaatattctaaataataatatccaaatctgactaattaaggaaaaatattaaaaataaaacaaagtcctaatataactagtAAAATGGTGTTTTTCAGTTGGAATTTTCGTGCATCAGATCTGGAAGCTTCCAAAGATAAACCACATTAGATATGCGTATTAGAATTgcaggcaaaggaacattccagaacATCAACAAAGGAGGTGTAGCAAATTCAAGCCCGAATTCGACCTTGATGCAGCCTGTATCGCTCAAAACCCAAAAGATGAAAGTTGTAGATCTTTGTCTTGGCATTCCATAGCATCTTTAATCATCTTAATCGAAGcttggatgagagagttatACCCAGATTACGATGCGATGTCAAAGCTGTCCAGAATCGCccaattagctacgttttgcacttaatgcctccatttgcatcctaaatcaaaatatgagAATAATGAGTACTTTTAgatataaaagactaaacattaaggaagaaaaatatgacatttttctttctcatcacaaaccataataaaaaataaaaataaaaaataaaataaaaaccccaaaagcgTACACCTTAAATAGAATTCCTAACCTGCAAATCCTAAATAATTCCCAAACATAAGAGTTtttacttcaaatttttaaacaaacatgttcaaagccaaaaaataaGGTCAATTTGTCTtcaatcttttctctttctgTTGATCACTAATTTCTTCTGTGATAGGTACTTGGTCATCCCTATCCCTTCTTTTGAATTCATAATTGTCTTCATCGGGTCTTTCCTGGTTATCTCTGAGAAACTACTTTCTCATGGCAATCATCTCAGCTTCCTTGTCTACAATCTTGTTCACCAACCAGTTAGAGTATTCTGTAGTCATCATGTGAAAGTGAACCTTGACAAAAGATAGGTCCACTCAGTCAGCCATCTCTAAACTCAATAGCATGTTCTTTACAGAAGTCGGATTGGTGTCCACAGGAATGAAAGGTCTTCTTATTTTGTCACTAGGCATTCCTTGTTCATATTTGAATTGCCTCAAGAGTCTATCTCCCTGTAGAAAGTTGCCCTCCACAGCCCAACAAGGAAGATATGGTCTGATCCTGGAGACCTTAGTGGAGGGGGTGGACACTTCCACCAATAACAGTCCCATTGAATTGAGGTACTGGATTTCTTGTTTAAAAACCTCACCCAGTCACTCTCAATTTGGCACTTAGTCTTGATTACAGCCTTGCTAAGAAAGCTGCTAGGCTTGTAATTACCAGTTGTTGGCTTAGCAATCATGTCCAATCACTCCATCAGCCATATCTGCAAAGTTAAAGGACTCCCTAAGAAGTTCTGAGTTTCTCCACCATGAACTACAACATCTGGTCCTAGAAGAGTTTTTGCCAAGATCAAAGAAACAGGATTATCACCATCCTTAATTTGATTCACAACACTTATGTCTCTTGCATTCACAAAACCACGTCTTctggagcaaaaaaaaaaaagttttcccaCCATGCATAAAGCCAAACCAAGTTTTTCTACATATTGTCGGTCACTCCATAGGTGCATTTGTCAACCAGCTAAGAGATAATTGTGCGAAAATTCACCATATGACCTTCAATCATACTATCAGTGATCAAGTTAGGAAGACCGAGAGCATCAGACAAAGATTCCTTTTGCCTGGGATCACAGGAAACCACTACAGATTTTTTGCTTGGATCATAGCCTAGGATAGcagaaaattcttcaatttttagatAGAGTTCTGCAGTGTTAAGCCAAAACACATGACCTTCGGGGTCCCAGAATTTCACAGCAGCACAAAGGAAGTCCCACTTGATTTTCACATTCCTCAGAGCCTTGATTCCTTCTAATTTGTAGGCTGTAAAATTGGTTTTGGTACTAAAATCAAAGCTATGAACCCATCTATTGATATCATGAATTgttgaatgagaaaaattacGATTGCTAGCCATGGATGACTTTCGCTTGTGACTATTGTGTTTTATTAACCTTTATGTAGATATTTTTCATAGGAGAATTCATTTATATAAGCTGCATCAATTCCTGATCAAGTTTGAAATAGGTTTTAGAGAGTTTGTAGTTGACTAGGAGAGTGTTTCTTGATCACAAATGAAGAagatgtttttcaaaaaacgtAAAAACGTGAAACATGCATGGGAAAAGTGTGAGAAGTTGGCCCACCATGGTGTGGGCGTCATGGCGTGGCTGGGTGCCATTTGGCACTCTAAAAGTGCCAAACGACACTCCTCATATGCCACGTGGCACGCAGCCCCTTCATTATACATCCATGCAATTTCGTGCTCtcggaaatttttttaaagattgaTTACCATtcaaaaaggattttttttttggggtcaaacTAAGGCATTCTAACGTGTCTAACTcacttgttttcaaaaaatcatcACTTATatcattgttttaaaaaattgatcaaatcaagtttttttaaGGCTTATGGATTTATGTttcaaactaggggcattcgccTATGgctcattcattttcaaaataaaaaaatcaccatcatcatcttttcaaaaaacaaaaatcataaccAAGATTTCCAAAAATTATGCATTCAttctaaactaggggcattcggctCCGCCTCATTCAAGTAAGTGCATATTCCAGCAGAGCCAAGcaagataagtttaaattagtactACAAGATCTCATCAAGTGAATTCTAAACTTTTCTTAGTTGAAGTCTCTACATGATTCAAGGGGCAAAGAGTTAAATATGGAAACTAATACAAGATTGTCTAAGGAacacttccttttcttttgcaggaaaaataaaaatacaagtcATGCATCATTAGGTCTCCAAGTCCACCTGCATGAGGATCTCCTTGATCCACCCCTAAAGGAGCCACCCTCAGTATTTCCTTCTTGACTTGCGAAGAAGCGAGGGCTGTACTAACGATTTTAAAGTTCAAGGCTCCTGATCCTTTCCTCTAAAGTTCTTCTAGTAGCATCAATAGTTTCCATTCTATGTGCctaaaaattcaacaaaatcaGGTGTTAATTCCACCATCAAGCAAAGAACAATTCAAGCAAGAGATGCTCAGAAAGAAACATGGCATACCCAACACGCATCATTAAGCACATATTGGAAGGATTGAGTGTGAGCCAATGATTGCAAGCCTCCAATCATCTGCATGCTTTCCTCCACATGATCCACATCAACCTGAAGCACAACCCTACCAGGTTAGAAAGCCATTCATCAAGCTAAGAAGAAATAAGGACAAAGAACTGAACATTCAAGCACAAACTAGATCGGGCCAAGGAACATTTGGTACGTGCTCTGGCCTAATCAAAGGCATAGAACTATACATTCCATTAGGATTCATCACATCATATTGCCATGCTAGAAAATGAGGATAAGTCTCTGTGAAAGAACTAGAAGAGCCACCAGTATGGTGAGGAGAGGgaatctcttcctcttcctctcccCCTTCCTCTCCTTCAGAAGATGGAGGCTAAAAATCCAACATAGAAGTATTGTTACCAAGCAGAAATATGAAAAGgaatttgtagaaaaaaattttgagaagggAAGAGAAGTATTGTTTTGCCAATCAAGCAGCCTTGCAGATGATCCCAAacaaatttagaataatttccTTCTATTTTTGCAACGATGTAGCCATCACAGGCCCGAGAAATCTCTTCATCAGCTAAAAGTCAGCCAATCGAACAGTATGACAAGGAGGTGTTGGAATTGTGGTAAGAGGATACACAAATTCAACTTGGGGCAACACCCAATCACCAAGATACCCAGTATTTTCCACACCCACACTTAATCAATACTTGGTGGCCATTCAATTCTAGGGCCCAATCACACTCAGCATACCCTTTACATCAAGCCAAAGGTTTTAAGTTCGTCTGAAAAGTCACCAAGCCATAACCAAGTGCCAAAGATTttaaaggagaaggaagaaacCCACATCCTTAGTAGTTAAGTTGTTAATCACCAAGCGCCAAATTTCCAAAAAACGCCTGGAAGGTAGAGACAAATGATGTTTGGGCAACCAACGTAGAAATCTAGGAAAGATGCCAACAACTTCTTCCTGGATTTTAGGACCAACTCCAAAGTACTCATACATCCAATCctaaaaaattcacaacaccAGTACAACATAGCCAAAATGATTTTCCAAAACCTAAACATAGCGAAAATAAATACTAAACCTCACCTGCCATACAAATGGAGACCCACCCAAGCTTGAAAGGCTCCGCTTGGAGAGTTGGGTCATGAAATGCATCAGAGTAGCATAGGTCATACCACCCTAGTCATAATTccaaatttgttcaatttttctcaAGCTCACCATGTAACGCAAATTCACAGTAATGCCTAAATCCGGACACAAAAAGGTCCCAATAAAAAGAGGCATGAACATGGGGGTACTCTTTGCCACAGTCTCACATTGGGGAATATTCTCACATAGCCAAGACAAAGGAATATTGCTACTCTTCATTCTAGAAGGCACTACACCTAGAAGTTTCTTAAGCTCAGCTGAAGTAAGGGAATCATTGACAAGAATTCTTTTACCACCGAACCTCAAACCGGTGATAACAGAGAAGTCATAAAGTGTTAACATTACCTCCTTAATACCTAGAAAATGGAAGGTACAGGTAGTGTCCTAGAAGCGCTCTGCCAAGGCAAGAAGTAACTGAAGATCTTTGTACTCACGTGTCTCATGATTTAACAGAGCTTCGAAGAAAGTGCCAAAGCCCGCTTCATTGATAACGTTTTTGATGCTAGGAGACAATGCTACCTATGcacttttcaaaatttgtaattgCCTCAACTCTTGAGGCTCTGCAACACAAAAGTTCAGCTCATCAATTTCCATGACCAAAACCCACATGACCAAAAATTTCCATACCCAAAAAATATTCTTACAACCAATGCCCCACCAAAATCTCaccacaatcaaaattttttcacaTATCCTTTTATTCTAACCCTTTTATTCTTATGCTTCTCTATATCATGATGATGCATGTTTAATTGTTtcaaatattcatattttaCCTCGCCAATTTAGTTCATGAAAATATGCTCTTGATTCCTTTGTTGTTGCTATAAtttgtttcttagttttaaagATTTGCATGTAAtcaactttttttcttcaaaataaacagatcttcatcttccttagatgtagatttgaatttttcttcacaattaAAAAGATATGCATCTTCCTTATATATAGATGTGGATTTTTCATAATCAAAATTGGTTTGTGTCTTCATTATATACAAAtctgaacattttttttataatatatatatatatatatatatatatatataaataaaaaaactgatttgtgTCTTCCTTAGATAaagatctaattttttaatgcatgcatatttttgaaacaaagaaaaagattaaacatgattgtgtttgttttatttaattcatgttGCATGAATTTACAAATCcgaacattttttatttaaaaaaaaataaaaaatagattcgtatcttccttagatatagatatgattttttaatgcatgcagatttttgaaacaaagaaaaagatcaaacatgattgtgtttgttttatttaattcatgttgcatgaatttaaattatgagtgaaactctcttcttaaaaaatctttttcattcttttaaaacatattttaaaaaaaaaaaaaaaaacagatttgatttttctattgtcaaaaccattttattttttttttatcatcacaACACATATCTGgatttttatctccaaaaaccacttttttcatactacaaaacagatctagtattttgacaaatcaaaatcaattttttttaccaaccaaaacatatctgaatttttttaaacaaaaaaagagactttattcataaataaatttatgtgatttaatttttcattcacatgttcaacatatcattcatgacatgcataaaaaggtacattggtcacaagagtctagaagaccagactttgtCTAGacggaatgggtgcctaacaccttcccattccgtaacctagaCTCCGAATTTAGATCTTTGGTTAAGTAGATCTAGccttgtctttattttattttattttatttttgggtagaatgtaactaggacaaaaaaccatgtaattattttggtagattggaactaggacccaaagctaggtaattttcaaatttatcaaatatgtaattttttattcaatcaatgaaagaATAATTTAGAcatgtatttagtttttcttgtttttttgtataaaaaaaataagtggcgactctataccacttacccaaaaagagagatgCCCTAAAAATCACTCCaccaaaaatctctcttttttgagaggcaCCCCTCCTTTCAAGGTCTCttatagtaattattattatttttttctaaaatttggtTTGGATTTAATTAAATGATGTGGGTTTTGAGTCTTTTTCTTGTAAGTGTAAGTATGAGTTTATAATATTTAGTTACTTGTAATGGGTTTTTATGTGATTTAAGAGTGCATctgttaaattttgtaaatttaagtTCTCTCCATTGTTGGTTTTGTCAAGTTTGGATGATGATTAAGAGTGGTTTTCTCTAAGGGATTCTTTGATTCTAACTATTCTTGGTCAAGAATatttttgtctgtttttgttttgtggtgaAGCTACTAAGCATTATAATTTTGAGATTTGTTATCATTTGTTGAAATAGGATTTTGGGtgtgtaattttattttctcctaGGATTCTTTGATTCTAACAATTCTTGGTCatgtatatttttgtttgttttatgttttcatttgtgtgtgtgtgtgtgtgcacgtgCGTGTGTGTGTAGCTACTAACTTGTTATCCATTTGTTGAAAAAGGggtatgtattattattattttttcttttgggagaTGTTTTTCGGTTAAATACCTATATTGAACATTATGCTATAATACTGAGCATTATATACTATTGCTAGTAGCGATGATATAGCTAGTAAGTGTATTGATAAACTCTTTATAAAttatacttttcttttgcaagtTAAATATTCATTGTTTGTgataactttggattttttcttaaAGGTGTACGCTTGGCTTGAGCATAGTTaagtaaaatttgtttaaatacttaaaaaactctatacttgtgatatTGATGATTGGTTTTGTGATGGGTTGTTGTAGTGTAGTAACCGGGTGGCTTgtatggtgttataaggtgtttaaatttatattgggAGTGTCTCTTATTTTTGGAATTGTGAATGAATATTTGTGATGGATATGGCCCAATTTTTGGTTCACCatcagatattatttaatttttttaaatacttgtaagcattatataTCATGATGTTGATAATAGGTTTTGTGGtaggttgttgtgttggagcaagcgggtggcttgcatggagtTATAAGTTGGTTTAAATTCATACGTGAtggatattatttaattgtttttaatacttatgaaagcttgaaaatgtgttaaaaacacaagagcagtttagacccccaaattaaagttacgactcaatagattttacactaacttaattctaagtgtggaatagtgtaatggcgagcggataaacaaacaagctactctaatccataatcAAGACAAAACAGCAATAAAAtggaatgtaaaagagtagggaagagagattcaaacacaagataacacgtcgatgtgttatcgaagaggaaaccaaataactcaacaaaaaacctctctgctaccctccaagtggtaatcgatccactagacaatcagttgggatacatgggttagcaagagaccctccaagcctaatctatccaatgtacctaggccctccaagctcctactccaacaaggcttctcagaaccgtgtcttgtctagctctctaaatcccgcaacaagctccatattgcatttgccatccttggcttcttccaatgcttcccagcagtaCCAAAAACTCACTTGACActttgaaagggtgtggtaagtgtttgggctatcaacctctcaatggtatggaaatggagatgtaggaattgaggaaaatccacaagcaattatgtagagaattgtgggtataacaatctctaactctcaagatgtttggctagggttttctctcagaagcacccctcaacatatgtgggtataaatagtataggcacaaaaagtgtgtatcagaatTGACAAtttggcaaaacaaaatgtcttgcgggtgtctcgcgggaaggccttacccacgagaTACTTGTAAGACACAATTGTCTCCATCTTGtcctgactcttcgtattccagcATGTGCAAATCACATGAGTCACTTCGCAGGATGCTTAGTCGTGAGATACCCTCAaaaactcttcagtcttcaattgcttgagtcttcacactctctctctatcacataACCCTTACAGTCAAACCCCATAATaaatacaaggtacaaaagattgaataaaattacaatcaaatttagcacagaattaaagccaacaaaacacatagttataaatcacaactttacaatctccctttttggctattctgtgacaaaacccctaaaacagactctagacttgaacgtgagtttgggaa includes the following:
- the LOC115985432 gene encoding uncharacterized protein LOC115985432, with protein sequence MELDEEVVFGEIFPASRVTNIRKEICGVRSMIDATSGGALVDKTPEATRNLIANMAANSQQFGTKLNPPSKHVNEVICKWQRLVGFVRGKEVEIPVKAAPASLKQEREQNVIADKNVPNDDEVRKHKFPPLSDYKPVPPFPQGLVESRKYEQNKDYIRLFVDARKQKLKGCEKVRVGENVSAVIQRKLPAKRKDIGMFTIPCTIGNTQLEKAMLDLGASINVMPYSVYVSLKLRPLNKTGFVIQLADRSIAYPKGVVEDVLVQVNDLVFLADFYVLDMENGDQTTPILLGRPFLKTSKTTIDVHSVTLTMEFEGEIVKSLKM